The following coding sequences are from one Panicum hallii strain FIL2 chromosome 5, PHallii_v3.1, whole genome shotgun sequence window:
- the LOC112891997 gene encoding auxin-responsive protein SAUR50-like, with the protein MATVVTTTTSTSKVGRKSLISRTLQRCKSGLGAGGSVRASPAGCFSVYVGPERERFVVRVERANHPLFRRLLDDAEREYGYAAQGPLALPGCDVDAFLDVLWQVEHDEADGGGGQQFDAAASSPVCGLHSGSKGRAAGYRMLMSPRSSSPVVGRRR; encoded by the coding sequence ATGGCGACGGTGgtgacgacgacgacgtcgaCGAGCAAGGTCGGGAGGAAGAGCCTGATATCAAGAACTCTGCAGCGGTGCAAGTCCGGGCTGGGCGCCGGCGGCTCCGTCCGGGCGTCGCCGGCGGGGTGCTTCTCGGTGTACGTTGGCCCCGAGCGGGAGCGCTTCGTGGTGCGCGTCGAGCGCGCCAACCACCCGCTTTTCCGGCGCCTCCTcgacgacgccgagcgcgagtACGGCTACGCGGCGCAGGGCCCGCTCGCGCTGCCCGGTTGCGACGTCGACGCGTTCCTCGACGTGCTGTGGCAGGTGGAGCACGACGAGGccgacggtggcggcggccagCAGTTCGACGCCGCCGCCTCGTCGCCGGTATGTGGCTTGCATAGCGGCAGCAAGGGCCGTGCGGCCGGGTATCGGATGCTGATGAGCCCGAGGTCGTCGTCTCCGGTGGTCGGCAGGAGGAGGTGA